Part of the Oceanivirga salmonicida genome, TTGAATACTCATATAATTTTAAACCATCTGTATCTAAATTATTAAAAGTTTTTCCTAATTTAGATTTATCTAATTTTTCTAAAAGATTTTGCTTTATCATTACTTCTATAAAATCTGTTGATGGTGAAACTATATCATATTGATCAGATGCCCCTGATAATAGTTTTGTCATTAATATATCATTAGTATCGTAGAAACTAACATTTACCTTTATACCTGTCTCTTTTTCAAAATTTTCTATAACTTTATCTGGAATAAATGATTCCCAAGTATATATATTTAAAGTATTTTTTTCTTCTTCGTTAGAACAAGATATTATAAACATACTCGTTATAATCATTATTAAAAGTCTAATCCATTTTTTCAATTAAAAATCACCTCACTTATTTTGCTAATTTAATTTCATTAAATATTTTTTCTTGTTTTTCTTTTGCCTCATCTGATAAACTAGATGGTAATTGTGCATTTTCTATAATTTCTTCTGCTGTAATTATAGGTTTTGTATCTGTTAATTCAGTTACACCTTTAATTACAGGTATTTGCCTAAATGTTTCAAATACATGAACATAATTTTCTGGTCTGTATAAATATTCTAAAAACTTATATGCATTTTCCTTATTTGGTGCAGTTGAAACTATTGCCATATTATCTATATACATCATAGCACCTTTTGGTAAGAAATATTCATAATTTTCTTCATGCTCGGTTTCATAAAACACATCAGGATAACCATGTGAAATTAAAAATTCTTCACTTGCTAAGCCTTTACCAAATGTTGTACTATCAAATTTTGCTAAATTTTTCTTAATCTTAATTAATTCTTCTTTAACTTTTTGTAATTCTGCATCATTACTAGAATCTGATTTATATCCTAAATGTTGTAGCATCATACCTATAACTTCACGACCATCATCTAACATAGTCATAGACCCTTTATATTTTTCATCTAAAAATATAGATAAATCTTTTTTATAATCTTTAACCTTAGATTTATTTACTGTAATACCTGTTGCAAAATACCCATATGGTATAGAATAATTAAGTCCATCATCATAAATCTTAGAAAATTCATATAGTTTTAATCTATCTGCATCTAAGTTTTCAAAGGTTTTCACTAATTTAGATTTGTCTAATTTTTCTAAAAAACCTGCATCTTTCATAATAGGCACAAAATCAGTTGATGGAGAAATTATGTCATATTGTTTACTCCCTGATAATAATTTTGCCATTAGTGTATCATTAGTATCATAAAAACTAATATTTACCTTTATTCCTGTTTCCTTTTCAAAACCTGCTATAACTTCATCTGGTATGAAGTAAATCCAAGTATAAATGTTTAACTCATTACTTTTTTCTTTGTTTCCCCCACAAGAAAAAACTGTTAGACATGCTAAACACATTAAAAATTTTAAAATTTTGTTCAATAAAAATCATCCTCCTTTTATTTATATAATCATATTTGATTAATCTATTTAATTCCCATAATAATATCTATTGCTAAATATGCATTATAATCTGGTATATATATATTTTGCATATTATTATATGCTGATTTTAATATATCTTTATTTGATTTATCTAAATTTATTATCTCTCTATTGTTATATGAGTAATAATTATTAGTATAAAAATATTTTGATAAACTATTATTTAATTCTGTAACTTTTTTTATATTTTCTACCTTTACATAACCAGTATTTTCAATAGCATTTTTCTTATCTGCTATATCTTTTTTAGCAAAAGAATATATATCTTTTGAATATTTATCTAAATTAGAAACTCCGTATACTATATTTTCATGTAAACCTAATTCTCTTAATATAGAAACTAATAAAGATAATTTATTAATATCTTTAGTTTTAAATTTCAAACTATGTGATACTATATACATTTCTTTTTTTACTTCTTTATAATTTGGATTATCTATGTTTCTATTTTCAGCTTTATATACTTCAAATTCAGCATTAGAATGCATTTTTCTAAGTTTATTTAATTTTGCTTTAGCTTTTTCGAATGACTGTTTACTATTTTTACCATTTTCTATGATATAAAGCGAAAAATCTTTGTTATAGTTTCCTTGCGAAGTTATACCATAATCATTTACTATATCTATATAATCGTTGCTAGTAATTCCCTTAACTCCTACTGTTAATCTAGTTTGATTTATTTTTTCAGTTTTATTTTTAACTTCTAAAACATTTCTAACTATTTTATTTGTTGTATAATTAAGTGTTTCTATATCTTCATATTTAATTTTTGCTAATTTTAATATGTCTTTAATCTTATTTAATGCTTTAACATTTTCAGTATTAGCATATTTAATACTTTTATCACTAGAAGTAGTTATATTAAAACTTATTTCAGCCATATCAGGCGTTATCATTTTAGATACCATAGATTTTATATTAAAATCTGATGAACTAGTAACTTCTTTTTTCCCATCATCTAATAAAAGAGTTACATCTAAATCATTTTCAACATATATCAAAGGTATTTCTAAATTAGGTTTTTTCTCAACATTTCTTGGTGCTGCTTTAAGTTCTGCTGATATTTCACGTTCATCATTTTCATCGTTATTTCTATATACTACCCTTTTATTTTCAGTTATATTTTTTATATTTTTTATCTTATATTCCTTACCAAGTAATAAAAGTGCTTTAGTTTTAGCCATATCTAATGATTCTTTATACAGTTTAATGTATATGTCTCTTAAATTAGACACCGTATAATCAATATGACCTTCTAAATATATTTCATTTTTATTGGCTATATCTAGCAAATCATTTAATTTTTCTAGATTATTTAATTTTAAAGAAATCTGATTTTTAACTACATAGTTATATTCTCTATCATATTCATTTTTTTCACTTTTATCAGCACCTGATAAATACATTTTACTATTTAGAATTTTTTCTATTTTTTTTAATTTTTTATCTATTTTATTAAGATTTTCTTTTTGAGTAGAACCTTTTTCAGTTAAGGTAAATACTAAGGTGTTATAATCTTTGTTATTATTATTTTTATTTGTATAAGAATAACCACTTATATCTGCTTTTATCAACTCAGATATTACATTTTCATATTCATTTACTTTAATATTTGTATGAAAAGATACTTTATTCGTAAATATTTTTTTTGGTTTTCCTACTGTATCATGTGTTTTAAAAAAATTAAAGTTCTTTGTTACTATATCGCTTACATTATATTTTTTTACTTGTTTCAAAAAATTTTCTATCTTATCATTGTTAATTTTTTGAGCCTTTTCTCTAGTTTTAGCTTTTGTTTCTACTGTAAAAACTATACTAGCCGTATCTGCTTTCACATTTTTAAAACTTTTATTATTAGTTTTAAATTCTACGGTATTGGCAAATAGCATAGGTGTTAGTAATAATAAAAGAGTAAATATTTTTTTATTCATAGTAATTTACCTCCTTAGCATTAAAATGCAGGTACTACTTCTCCATTATATTTTTCATTTATATATTTTTTAACTTTTTCTGATTGTAATAACTCAATTAATTTCTTTATTTTTTCATTATTTTCATTTTCTCTTAATACTGTTACTATATTAGCATAAGGTGAATCTTTACCTTCTACAAATATAGCTTTTTCAGGTCCTATTTTACTTGCCAAAGCATTATTTGTATTTATTACTGCTATTGTTGCTTCTTCTAATCTAGGCCCTATTTGTTCTGAGTTTAAAGTTGTTATATTAAGTTCAAAATTATATGTTTCTATATCTTCAACGTCTGAATCTAATTTAGAACTATCTTTTAATTTTAATAGTCCTGCATCTTGTAATAGTAATAATGATCTACCTCTATTAGTTGGATCATTTGGTATTAAAACTTCTATACTAGTTTCATTTTTTAAATCCTCTATACTTTTTATTTTTTCAGAATAAATTTTTAATGGTTCTAAATGTATACTTCCAGCACTAATCATATCTATATTATTTTCTTTTCCAAAAGAATTCATATATGGTATGTGTTGAAAGAAATTAGCATCTATACTTTTATCATTTAATGCTAAATTAGGTTGAACATAATCATTAAATACTACTACTTCTAACTTTATTCCTTCTTTTTCTAAATCTTCTCTTACTAATTCAACTATTTCTTTATGTGGTATAGGAGATACCCCTATTACTAATTTTTCTTTATTATCACTCCCACAAGCAAATAATACCACTGTTAAACAAATTGTTAATATTGTTTTTAAAATCTTTTTCATCTTATTTTCCCCTTTTCTTCTCTATATTTCTAACTAATTTTGTTCCAATAAATTGTATAATTTGTACTATTAAGATTATACATATAGTTGCCTTATACATAAGTTCTTTATCGCCTCTTTGGTACCCTTCTATTATTGCTAGATTACCTAGTCCGCCACCACCTATAATACCTGCTATCGCAGTATATGATACTAGCGAAATTAAAGTTAATGTTAATCCATTTATTATGCTAGGCATTGCTTCTGGAATTAATATTTTTAATATTATATCTTTAGGTTTGGCACCAATAGAAAGTCCCATTTCTATAAGACCATAACTAACTTCATTTAGAGCACCTTCAATTATTCTAGATATAAAAGGAGCAGTTGCTATTGACAATGGAATTATAAAGGCTGTTGTCCCGTAAGATTTTCCTACTATTGCTCTTGATAATGGTATAAGTAAAACTATTAATATAACAAAAGGTATAGACCTTGTTATATTTATTATTAATATATTTACAAATTTATGATACCATATTTTTTCTAATATTCCATTTTTTTTAGTTACTGATAATGATATTCCAATAGGTATTCCTATTATACAAGCCACTATCATAGAAACTATCAACATATACAATGTTTCCAATATTGAATTAATCATGTAAAACCTCCACGTCTATTTTATGTTCATTAAACCATTTTACTATTTCATCTGAACTATCTGTTTCAAATTGTACAATTAGATACCCAACTTTTTCTCCTTTTGATAGAGTATGTATACTTCCACCTAATATATTTATATCTATCCCAAATATTTTTGAAGCCTGTGATATATATGATTTATTTGCATGGGTTCCTAAAAAATGTAATATCCAAGTTTTAGAATTAGGCATTTCATCTTTTATTGTTCCTATTAGATTTCTAGTAAATTCTTCTTTAGGTTTAAGGAAAATTTCTTTTGTTTCGCCTTCTTCAATTATTTCTCCATCTTTTAAAACCGCTATTCTATCACACATTTTCTTTATAACTTCCATTTGATGAGTAATTATAACTATAGTTATGTTTAATTCTTTATTTATTTTTTTTAATAAATCTAATATATTATTAGCTGTTATAGGGTCTAGTGCTGACGTAGATTCATCTGATAATATAATTTCAGGCTCTGTTACTAATGCTCTTGCAATCGCAACCCTTTGTTTTTGTCCACCACTTAATTTACTTATATAGCTATCTTTTTTATCATATAATTCCACTAATTTTAAAACTTTTTCTATCTTCTCTTCTTTTTCTTTGTTAGTTAGCTTTTTATCTAATTCCAACGCTAAACTAATATTTCCATATACTGTTCTTGAACTTAACAAATTAAAATGTTGAAATATCATAGAAGTTTTTTTCCTTAAATCATATAACTCATTTTTAGTTATATTATTTAAAGATTTGGAATTAATTATTATTTCCCCATCATCTATATCTTCTAATTTATTTAAAAGCCTTATTAGTGTAGATTTACCTGCCCCAGATAAACCAATAACACCAAATATTTCTCCTTTTGATATATGCATAGTTATATTTTTCAATACTTTTTTATCTTCAAATGTTTTATTTACTTTATCTATTTTTATCATTTTTTCCTCCTATAAAAAAATCAGGCTATGTGCCTGATATAGTTTACAACTACGGCACACGCAAACTAGCTTGTGCCAAATATTACATTTGTTACAAGCTCAAACACATGTACATCATCATAAAATTAGTTGTAAATTGCATATATATTTCCTCCATTAATTTCAGTTGGTTGCTTAAATTATATACTTAATGACTTTATATTGTCAAGTTTTTTTTGTAGGAACATAAACAAATAAATATTAAAAAATTTAATTAAAGTATATAATAAAAAGTATAAATAAGGCTTTATTTATAAAAATAGAAGACCTTTAAACTTTCTAAAATTCTTTTGATTCCATTATATTTAATGAAACTAAATATGAAATAGCCATTATAAATAAAGAAATTACTAAATAAATACTATAATTTAATGAGTAAAGATTAACTATTTTTCTTAAGATTTCAATTTTTTTATAGTCAATAAATAAAGTTGTAAAAGAAAAAATAACAATAGCAAATAACATTACAGAAAATAATACTAATATTCCTTTATCTCTTCCAAATTTAAATATAAATGGTACTATCATAGAAAATAATATTGTAGAAATTATAAATGATATTAATATTATTAATATAATATTATCTGAAACAAAATTCTTATTTCCTATTACTTGTACACAAAGATTTAAAAATATTGCAATTATAAGCGAAAATATGTGTAAGTAGTATTTGCTTAATACAACTCTTTTTTTCCCGTTTAATACTGTAGCATAAATTAAAAAATTAGATTTTGTATCTTCTACAAAAGTAATAAGAACCATAGATAATACTTGTAACGAAATCAAAAAAGCACTTAATCCTATATTATTTTTCAATAAATATGATACACATAGAAATATTATCAAATTGAGTAATATATCTTTTTTTAACAGAATTATATCTTTTTTTATAAATCCTATCATTATACTCTTCCTTTCGATAATAAAAACATTAATTTTTCTAAATCTACATTTTCTACTATATAATCAGGATTATCTTTTAAAAGTTCATTTTTATTATTTATCAATACTTCCCAATGATATTTTGTAGATACTTTTGCTAAAATGGTTTTCTTATCTAACTTTTCAACTATATTTTCACTACATTTTAAAATACCATATTCATTTTTTATATCTTCAAAACAATCTCTCAATACAATACTACCATTATCAATCATAATAATATCATCTGCTATTTTATCTAAATCACTGGTAATATGTGTAGAAATGAAAATTGTATTTTCTTCATCTTTCATATATTCTAAAAATATATCTAAAATTTCTCTTCTAATAACGGGATCTAGCCCAGATGTAGCCTCATCAAAAATCAATAACTTTGGATTATAAGATAATGCAAATGAAATTTGTAACTTTTTTTTCATTCCTTTTGATAATTCTTTGATTTTTGAATTTAAAGGTAATTCAAATTTACTAATATACTGATAAAATAACTTAGAATCCCAATTTTTAAATATATCTTTTGCAACAATATCTAATTCTTTAACTTTCAATTCATCTGGAAAAAACATATCTTCAATGACAAAACCAACTTTTTCATTTAAATTATAATTTCTTCCTTTAGTATTTATATCAAATATATTTATATTCCCAGAATCAGGATGCAATATATCTAAAATCATTTTTATTACTGTTGTTTTACCTGCACCATTCTTTCCTATAAAGCCAGTAATATAACCTTTTTTTATTTCAAAACTTATATTACTAATTTCAAATCCACTCGAATATCGTTTAGATACACCCATTACTTCAATAGCATTATTCAAGACTAATCCTCCTTATACAATAATTCGAATAATTCTAAAATTTCTTCCTTATCCACTCCATATTTTTTAGATAACCCTACTACTTGTAATATATAACCTTCTATTTCTTGCATTTTAGCTTCATTTGCCAATGTTGTACTAGCAGAAGAAATATAACTCCCTTTTCCTTGTGTAGTAACTATATAGCCTTCTTCTTCAAGTTCATCATATGCTTTTTTTATTGTCATAATACTAATTTTAATATCACTTGCTAAAATTCTTATAGAAGGTAATTGTTCTCCATTTTTTAATTCTCCATTTAAAATTTGAGCAATTATATTATCTTTAATTTGCTTGTAAATAGGTTTACTACTAGTATTATTAATTATCATTTTCATATTTTTCTCTACTATTCTTTCTCTATTATCATACGTGTGTCATAGATTGTTATATGCTTATTATAACAGTATATAACAATTTGTCAAGTTTTTTATTATTGATTTTATTTTACTGCATTTTTTATAGGAATATAAATATTTTTAATGTAATTATAAATAAAATATTGTATAAAGTATCATAAGCCCTAATATAATTAAAACTAATACTTGTGTTGAAAAAGATGTTTTTTCATCTTTTTCTTTATTTACTCTCTTACCTTCTGAATAATATAACTTTTTTTCTTTTCCGTCTTTATAATATAAAGTTGCTTCTCCTTGTAATTTATCATCAACATAAGTTCTTTCTTCTCTATTACCATTTTTATAATAATAAATGGCTTTTCCATCTATTAAACCATCTACATATGTAAATTCTTCTTTATCTCCGTCATTAAAATAAGTTGTTGCTTTACCTTTTAGTTCTCCATCAATATATGTTCTTTCAATTTTATTTTCGTCATAAAAATAAGTTGCTTTACCTTCAACTATTCCATCTACATATGTAAATTCTTCTCTACTTCCATCTTTATAATATATTATTGCTTTACCCTGTAAAACTCCATTTACATAAATTCTTTCTTCTTTATCTCCATTTGAAAAATATAAAATTGATTTACCTTGCCTAACACTATTTTCATATGTAAATACTTCTCTTTCACCATCTTTGAAATATGCTGTTGCACTACCCTGTGCAACCCCATTTACATATGTTCTTTCTATTCTATCACCATCAATATAATAAAAAGTAGATTTACTTTGTCTAATACCGTCTACATATCTAAATACTTCTCTTTCACCATCTTTGTAATACATTGTTGCCTTGCCTTGTAATGCATTATTCACATATGTTGCTTCTTCTCTAACATTTTCATTATAATAAATAGTAGTTTCTCCTTGTGCTTTTCCATCTACATATGTAAATTCTTCCTTTTTAAAACCATTTTTATCATATAATATTGCTTTTCCATTTAACCTATTATTTTTATAAGTTCTTTCTTCATAATCTCCATTAACATAATAATAAATTGCTTTATCTTGTATATTATTATCTAAATATATAACTTCTTCTCTTTCACCAAAAGCATAAAACATAGTCCCTTTTCCTTGAAAAACACCATCTACGCTAATTCTTTCAATTCTATTTCCATTTTTATAATGAAAAATTATTTTATTTTGTGGTTCTCCGTCTATGTATGTGAACTCAGTTTTTTCTCCACTTAAATGATATAATATTGCTTTACCCTGTATAATGCCATCTACATAAGTTCTTTTCATTTTTTCCCCATTAGAGAAATAATAAGTTGATTTACCTTGTATCTTACCTGCTACATATGTAAATTCTTCCTTATCGCCATTTTTATAATAATATGTTGCTTTACCATGTCTTATTTCGTATAAATAAATATATTCTTCTTTATCTCCATTTGAAATATATGAAATTGCTTTACCTTGTGGTATTCCATCAATATATGTTAATTCTTCTCTACTTCCATCTTCATAATATATTATTGATTTTCCTTGTGGTATTCCATCGATATATATTAACTCTTCTCTACTACCGTCTTCATAATATATTATTGATTTTCCTTGTTTTTTACCATCAACAATATTAACAATTTCTTTAACTCTTTCATTTTCAGATTGTTTTTTAAAATTTTTCAGATTAGAGCAACTAATTATGCTTAACATGGTTAAAAATATTACTGCATATTTTTTCATTTTTATTTCTCCAATAATCTACCGTTCTTATATATTCTTTTTTCAGTTTTTCCATTTTTATAATAATAAGTGGCTTTTCCATCTATTAAACCATCCACATATGTAAATTCTAATTTATCTCCATTTGAATAATAATAAAAGGCTTTGCCTTGTGTAACTCCATCAATATAGTTGGCTTCTATTTTATCTCCACCTTTAAAATAATAAGTAGCTTTTCCTTGCTTAATATTCTTTATTACATTTACTATTTCTTTATCTCCATTAGGGTATTTGATTGTTTTTGAAAAAGTTATAACGCCTGTCATTGTTAATAATATTGTTATAATTTTTTCATTTTACTTTTCACTTATTAAATCTCTTTTTTTATATACTCTTCTTTTTATCTTATTATTTTTATATTTTATTTTTAATGCTTTTCCATCTTTAAAATAATAAATTGCTTCTCCTTGTAATACTCCATCTACATAATTTCTTTTTTCTTTAATTCCATTTGCAAAATATAAAATCGATTTGCCTTGTGCTACTCCATTTACATACGTAAACTCTTCTTTATCTTTATTTTTGTAATAATATGTTGCTCTACCTTGTAATTTTCCATTTATTATTTGAGCTTCTAATCTATCACCATTTTTAAAATAACAAATTGTTTTACTATGTACTTCTCCATCTACATACGTTTTTTCTACTTTATCTCCATTTGTAAAATATAAAACCGATTCGCCTTGAGCTTCTCCATCTACATATGTAAATTCTTCTCTATCTCCATCTTTAAAGTAAGTTGTTGCTTTACCTTGTAATACACCATTTATATAAGTTCTTTCTATTCTATCTCCATTTGAAAAATATAAAGTTGATTTACCTTGTAATACTGCATCAATATATATAAATTCTTCTTTATTTCCATTTGCAAAATATAAAATAGACTCACCTTGTACTATTCCATCTACGTACATAAATTCTTCTTTATTTCCATTTTTATAATAATAAGTTGCTTTACCTTGTAATACTCCATCTACATATGTAAATTCTTCTCTATCTTCATCTTGATAATATATTGTTGCTTCGCCTTGTTCTATTCCATCAACATATTTTTTTTCTTCTCTATCACCATTTTTAAAATAATAAGTTGATTTCCCTTGATTAACATTCTTTACTACATTTACCATTTCTTTATCTCCGTTGTCATATTTAATTATGTCAGAAAAAGTTATAATGCTTATCATTGTTAATAACATTGTTATAAATTTTTTCATTTTTAATTCTCCAATAGTTTTCCGTCTCTATACATTCTTTTTTCTGTTATACCATCTTTATAATAATAAGTAGATTCTCCCTGAATTATACCATCTATATACATGTATTCTTCTTTATCTCCATCATTATAAAACATAGTGGCTTTTCCTTGTTCTACTCCATCAAAATATATTGCTTCTTCATAATTATTGTTAGAGAAATAATAGTTTGTTCTACCATTTACTATTCCATCTACATAAATAATTTCTCTTTTATCTCCATTATTGTAAAATATAGTGGCTTTCCCTTGTACTATTCCAGCTACATAAGTAAATTCCTTTGTATATTCATTTGAATGAAATGAAGCTTTCCCTTGTACTATTCCATCTACGCATGTTGATTCTTCATAATCTCCATCAACAAAATAATACATTCTTTTTCCTTGAACTACTCCATCTACATAAGTAAATTCTTCTTTATCTCCATTTGAATAAAATATAGTAGATTTTCCTTGTTCTATTCCATCAACATATGTAAATTCTTGTTTATATTCACTTGAATAAACAGTAGCTTTTCCTTGTAATTGTCCATCTACATAAATTCTTTCTTCTTTAGTACCATCAGCATAAAATACCGTTGATTTGCCTTGTAACACTCCATCTATATAAATTCTTTCTACTTTATCTCCATTTGCCATGTATATATTTGATTTACCTTGCAGTAACCCATCTATATAGATTCTTTCTTCTTTAGTACCATTTGGAGAATATAAAATTGATTTACCTTGTAGTACTCCATCTACATAAATTCTTTCTTCTTTACTTTCATTTAAAAAATATAAAGTTGATTTCCCTTGAATTTCACCATCTATATATGTAAATTCTAATCTATAACCATTAGTAGAACAGTAAACTGCTTTACCTTGTAGTATATTATCTACATAATTTCCTTCCCATCGGTTTCCATCATGATAATATATTATTGCTTTTCCTTGCTTCATATCATCTATAAAACTGAATTCTTCTCTATTTCCATTTTTATAATAAATAATAGATTTATTTTGTATAACCCCATCTACATATGAAAATTCTTGTTTATATTCGTCTGAATAATAAAATGCTTTACCCTGTAACACATTATCTATATAATTTGATTCCCATCTATTTCCATCATGCGTATAATAAATAGATTCTCCTTGTATTTCCCCATCTACATATGTAAATTTCTCTTTATCTCCATTTGAATAATAGTAAGTGGCTTTACCTTGTTTAATCCCATTTTCTATATTTACTTCTAATCTATCTCCATTATCGTAATATTCTACTTTTTCCATACTTATAAAACTCCTATCATTTATATTTTATATAATTTACCATCTTTATATATTCTTTTTTCTATTTTACCATTTTTATAATAATATGTGGCTTTACCTTGTAATACTCCATCTATATATTTAACTTCTTCTTTATCACCATTCTTATAATATTTAATTGCCTTTCCTTGTAGTACTTCATTTATATAAGTTGCTTCTGTTATATCTCCATTTGAATAATAATAAATAGTTTTACCTTGTACTTTTCCATTCACATAATTAAACTCTTTTTTATCTCCATTTTTGTAAAAATAAGTTGATTTACCTTGTAAAACCCCATTTACATAAATAGCTTTTTGTATAATTCCATCATTAAAATAATTAATTATTTCACCATTTAAAACTCCATCTACATAAGTTGCTTCTGATTTCGTCCCATTTGAATAATAATAAATTACTTTACCGTGTGGTACTCCATTTACATACTTTAATTTCTTTTTATCTCCATTTTTATAATACTCTACTACTTCATCTTTAGGTATTCCATTTACATAAAATGATTCTTGCATGGTTCCATCAGAAAAATAATAAGTGGCTTTACCATCTAATACTCCATCTAAATATGTAAATTCCATTCTATTTCCATTTTTTAAATATTTTATTGCTTTTCCGTATAAAACATTATTTACATAAGTCCTTTTTTCTTTATCTCCACCTTTAATATATAAAATAGCATCACCTTGTATTTTACCATCAACAAATTTTATTTCTTCCTTATCTCCATTCAAAAAATAAAAAGTTGCCTTACCTTGTAAAACATTATTCACATAGGTTCTCTCTATTTTATCACCATTTGAAAAATATAAGATTGATTTGCCCTGTATTACACCGTCTACATAATTTAATTCTTCTATATCTCCATCTTCAAAATAATAAATTGATTTACCTTGTTTCACACCATTTACTACGTTTACTATTTCTTTATTTCCATTGTCATATTTAATTGTTTCTGGAAAAGTTAAAATGCTTATCATTGCTAAGACTATCATTAAAAGTTTTTTCATTTTTATTTCTCCTTATCAACTTAATTAATTATATCACCAGACAAAATTATATATTTTTTAAACTTATTTTTCAATAGGTTTTTATTAATTAATTTTAAATTGTATTCAAGAAAATAAATTTTTACTTAATACAAATTCTAAAATTTAATCATTTTTATTTACATAAAGAAACTCTTATTCATCCCAACTTTGGTGATATACTATTGATTTTTTCAATACTCCATCTACATATATTCTCTCTTCTTTTTCTCCATTTGAAGTATATAAAACTGATTTACCTTGTTTAACTCCATCTACATATGTAAATTCTTCTATATCGCCATTATCATAATAAAATGTTGCTTTACCTTGTGCTTTTCCATCAACATATATTCTTTCTAATTTTCCACTCTCAAAATAATAAATCGCTTTGCCTTGTATTACACCATCTACATAATTTAATTCTTCTTTATCTCCATTATCATAATAATATATTGCTTTACCTTGCTTTACACCATTAACTATATCTACTACTTCTCTATCCTCATTAGA contains:
- a CDS encoding methionine ABC transporter ATP-binding protein, which translates into the protein MIKIDKVNKTFEDKKVLKNITMHISKGEIFGVIGLSGAGKSTLIRLLNKLEDIDDGEIIINSKSLNNITKNELYDLRKKTSMIFQHFNLLSSRTVYGNISLALELDKKLTNKEKEEKIEKVLKLVELYDKKDSYISKLSGGQKQRVAIARALVTEPEIILSDESTSALDPITANNILDLLKKINKELNITIVIITHQMEVIKKMCDRIAVLKDGEIIEEGETKEIFLKPKEEFTRNLIGTIKDEMPNSKTWILHFLGTHANKSYISQASKIFGIDINILGGSIHTLSKGEKVGYLIVQFETDSSDEIVKWFNEHKIDVEVLHD
- a CDS encoding ABC transporter ATP-binding protein, with the translated sequence MNNAIEVMGVSKRYSSGFEISNISFEIKKGYITGFIGKNGAGKTTVIKMILDILHPDSGNINIFDINTKGRNYNLNEKVGFVIEDMFFPDELKVKELDIVAKDIFKNWDSKLFYQYISKFELPLNSKIKELSKGMKKKLQISFALSYNPKLLIFDEATSGLDPVIRREILDIFLEYMKDEENTIFISTHITSDLDKIADDIIMIDNGSIVLRDCFEDIKNEYGILKCSENIVEKLDKKTILAKVSTKYHWEVLINNKNELLKDNPDYIVENVDLEKLMFLLSKGRV
- a CDS encoding ABC-2 transporter permease produces the protein MIGFIKKDIILLKKDILLNLIIFLCVSYLLKNNIGLSAFLISLQVLSMVLITFVEDTKSNFLIYATVLNGKKRVVLSKYYLHIFSLIIAIFLNLCVQVIGNKNFVSDNIILIILISFIISTILFSMIVPFIFKFGRDKGILVLFSVMLFAIVIFSFTTLFIDYKKIEILRKIVNLYSLNYSIYLVISLFIMAISYLVSLNIMESKEF
- a CDS encoding GntR family transcriptional regulator codes for the protein MKMIINNTSSKPIYKQIKDNIIAQILNGELKNGEQLPSIRILASDIKISIMTIKKAYDELEEEGYIVTTQGKGSYISSASTTLANEAKMQEIEGYILQVVGLSKKYGVDKEEILELFELLYKED